In Dyadobacter sp. NIV53, a single window of DNA contains:
- a CDS encoding N-6 DNA methylase, whose product MSAEEIANKLWGLCNVLRDDGVTYHQYLNELTYILFLRLSETKGFEKDIPEEYHWSALKGITDNVTLFDTYRELLATISTKSANAAVQEIYTNASTTLRKPVNLKTLITTIDAINWFDEHEQDKIATIYEELLEKNAGEKKSGAGQYFTPRPLINVMVELIAPRLGERWNDPAAGTFGFMIAADQYLRNKHDNYFDSAADRTFQENEAFSGCELVQDAHRLALMNAKLHGLESRIELGDTLSELGKTFRDFDGVLANPPFGTKQGGERPSRDDLTYLSGNKQLNFLQHIYRSLHKKGGARAAVVLPDNALFEDGDGRKIRRDLMDKCNLHTILRLPTGIFYAAGVSS is encoded by the coding sequence ATGAGTGCGGAAGAAATTGCTAATAAACTCTGGGGACTTTGTAATGTATTGCGGGATGATGGTGTGACTTATCACCAGTATCTTAATGAATTAACGTATATTTTATTTTTACGTCTATCAGAAACTAAAGGTTTTGAAAAAGATATTCCGGAAGAATACCATTGGTCTGCGTTAAAAGGAATTACGGACAATGTAACGCTATTTGATACATACCGTGAGTTGCTGGCTACCATCAGTACCAAGTCGGCCAATGCGGCGGTACAAGAAATATATACCAACGCTTCCACTACCCTTCGCAAGCCGGTAAACCTGAAAACACTGATCACGACGATTGATGCGATCAACTGGTTTGATGAACATGAGCAGGATAAAATTGCGACGATCTACGAAGAACTTTTAGAGAAAAACGCGGGAGAGAAGAAAAGTGGTGCAGGGCAATATTTTACGCCACGGCCACTGATCAACGTGATGGTGGAACTGATAGCGCCAAGACTGGGTGAACGCTGGAATGATCCTGCTGCGGGTACATTTGGTTTTATGATTGCTGCCGATCAGTATCTGAGAAACAAACATGATAATTATTTCGATTCGGCTGCTGACCGTACTTTCCAGGAAAATGAAGCATTCAGTGGTTGTGAGCTGGTACAGGATGCCCACAGGCTTGCTTTGATGAACGCGAAACTGCACGGACTGGAAAGCCGTATAGAACTGGGCGATACTTTGTCAGAACTTGGAAAAACTTTCAGGGACTTTGACGGTGTGCTGGCCAATCCGCCTTTTGGGACCAAACAAGGAGGCGAACGCCCTTCGCGGGACGACCTTACGTATTTGTCGGGGAACAAGCAGCTTAACTTTTTGCAGCATATTTACCGTTCCTTACACAAAAAAGGCGGAGCACGGGCGGCGGTGGTATTACCGGATAATGCCCTATTTGAAGATGGTGACGGACGTAAGATCCGCCGTGATTTGATGGACAAATGTAACCTACATACGATTCTGAGACTGCCAACCGGAATTTTTTATGCGGCGGGTGTATCGTCCTGA
- a CDS encoding IS3 family transposase, with translation MRQKHPQESLGSLCELFGVTRQAYYDAAAHEKKTSIAHMLVLTLVREYRIDIPLMGTRKLLFLLMPDLEQHGIKIGRDQLFELLRFHGLLIRRRRRFVKTTDSHHWLKKYPNLIKGLEVTGANQLWVSDITYIRTLEGFSYLSLITDAFSRKIVGYCLYHTLEAVGCVNALKMAVEGLKRDSPYFLIHHSDRGIQYCSAEYVKILEDENIAISMTQSGSPYDNALAERVNGIIKNEFYPKRIYQNHKEALKAITKIIQIYNSKRPHASIDYLTPDQAHAHEGLLSKRWKRYHRKKKSPSEPIEV, from the coding sequence ATGAGACAGAAACATCCACAGGAAAGCCTTGGAAGTCTCTGTGAACTGTTTGGTGTTACACGTCAGGCTTACTACGATGCAGCAGCGCATGAAAAGAAAACATCCATAGCTCACATGCTGGTTTTGACGTTAGTCAGAGAGTACCGGATCGATATTCCACTGATGGGAACCAGAAAACTACTTTTTCTATTAATGCCTGACTTGGAGCAACACGGTATTAAAATTGGAAGAGATCAGTTGTTCGAATTGTTGCGATTTCATGGCCTCTTAATCCGCAGAAGGAGGCGGTTTGTAAAGACAACAGATTCCCATCACTGGTTAAAAAAGTACCCTAATTTGATTAAAGGGCTGGAAGTAACCGGAGCGAATCAACTGTGGGTGAGCGATATAACATATATCAGAACCTTGGAGGGATTTAGTTACCTAAGTCTAATAACAGATGCATTTTCAAGGAAAATTGTAGGATACTGTCTTTATCATACCTTAGAAGCAGTGGGCTGTGTTAACGCTTTAAAGATGGCTGTTGAGGGATTAAAACGTGATTCACCATATTTCCTGATCCACCATTCCGACAGAGGAATACAGTATTGCTCAGCAGAATATGTGAAGATTTTAGAGGATGAAAATATTGCAATCAGTATGACTCAAAGTGGTAGTCCCTATGACAATGCACTTGCAGAACGGGTAAACGGAATTATAAAGAATGAATTTTATCCAAAACGGATTTACCAAAATCATAAAGAAGCATTGAAGGCTATCACAAAGATTATTCAGATTTATAACAGCAAACGGCCCCACGCAAGTATCGATTACTTAACACCTGACCAGGCGCATGCTCATGAAGGGTTATTATCAAAGCGTTGGAAACGATACCATCGAAAAAAGAAAAGTCCATCTGAGCCTATCGAAGTATGA